One Silene latifolia isolate original U9 population chromosome 4, ASM4854445v1, whole genome shotgun sequence DNA segment encodes these proteins:
- the LOC141651762 gene encoding uncharacterized protein LOC141651762 — protein MHRSQKGGLGLRVESIWNKAAIGKLVWWVHSHPSKLWVQWVHNIYLKGVTWEDYNPPNEASWTWKKVCKMRKELKEAYDQNEWSNVPGKYYIIKKGYNWLNHISHEVDWHHIVWTKWSIPKHSFIAWLYYHQGFNTKEKLHRLGISQDNSCCICDQEEESIQHLFFQCQYSRRMIQRLQEWTGVQLSAENIQNWRHHMRFTRLKTWNSE, from the coding sequence ATGCACCGATCGCAGAAAGGGGGACTTGGCCTCAGAGTGGAAAGTATCTGGAATAAAGCAGCTATAGGGAAGCTGGTGTGGTGGGTACACTCTCACCCATCCAAATTATGGGTCCAATGGGTGCATAATATTTACCTAAAAGGAGTGACATGGGAGGACTACAACCCACCAAATGAAGCCAGCTGGACTTggaagaaagtttgcaaaatgaggAAGGAGCTTAAGGAAGCTTATGACCAGAATGAATGGAGCAATGTGCCTGGCAAatattacataattaaaaaaggatACAACTGGTTGAACCATATCAGCCATGAAGTGGATTGGCATCACATTGTATGGACCAAATGGTCGATTCCTAAACATAGTTTCATTGCCTGGTTATACTACCATCAAGGGTTTAACACTAAGGAGAAGCTCCACAGGCTGGGTATTAGTCAAGATAACAGCTGCTGCATCTGTGATCAGGAGGAAGAGTCTATCCAGCACCTGTTCTTTCAGTGTCAGTACAGCAGGAGAATGATTCAGAGACTTCAGGAATGGACTGGGGTGCAATTATCTGCTGAGAATATTCAGAACTGGAGACACCACATGAGATTTACCAGGTTGAAAACCTGGAATTCTGAATAG
- the LOC141651764 gene encoding uncharacterized protein LOC141651764, with amino-acid sequence MNSFSNWSISTNSAYHQGGRIWILWQVHEWDIDFIEYDAQYIHMTVHHKNTNARFHVTMVYAFNGSSERQSLWANLSRLANTISGPWAIGGDFNCVLTEDERVGGSFSRQDAEDFRQCLHQCEVIDSPAMGALYTWNNKQCPADRVYSRLDRFLVNQEWLNDYPLLYAHFLPEGIFDHTPCVVQANVADEKKARPFKYFNMWSLAPNFKETVQAGWKCEHTGTKLYELAKKLKNLKGGLKQMNSPVCRY; translated from the coding sequence ATGAATTCCTTTAGTAATTGGAGTATTTCCACAAACTCAGCTTACCATCAAGGAGGTAGAATCTGGATACTGTGGCAGGTTCATGAATGGGATATTGACTTTATAGAGTATGATGCCCAGTATATCCATATGACTGTACATCATAAGAACACTAATGCAAGGTTTCATGTCACCATGGTCTATGCTTTCAATGGCAGCAGTGAGAGACAGTCTCTCTGGGCTAATTTAAGCAGACTAGCAAATACCATATCTGGACCATGGGCCATTGGAGGAGACTTCAACTGTGTGTTGACTGAGGATGAGAGAGTGGGAGGATCTTTTTCTCGGCAGGATGCAGAGGATTTCAGGCAATGCTTGCATCAATGTGAAGTGATAGATAGCCCTGCTATGGGAGCACTGTACACATGGAATAACAAACAGTGCCCAGCTGACAGAGTGTATAGCAGACTGGATCGTTTCCTAGTGAACCAAGAATGGCTCAATGATTACCCTCTCCTTTATGCACATTTCTTGCCTGAGGGGATCTTTGACCACACTCCCTGTGTGGTACAGGCTAATGTAGCCGATGAAAAGAAAGCCAGACCTTTtaaatatttcaatatgtggagCCTGGCTCCAAATTTTAAAGAGACTGTACAAGCTGGTTGGAAGTGTGAGCACACTGGAACTAAGCTGTATGAATTAGCTAAGAAATTGAAGAACCTGAAGGGGGGACTTAAACAAATGAACAGTCCAGTTTGCAGATATTGA